One Thermodesulfobacteriota bacterium DNA segment encodes these proteins:
- a CDS encoding XTP/dITP diphosphatase, with protein sequence MKIVLASTNKGKIEEIRGLLQGLPVEVLTLDEFPEIELPPETGSSFKDNALVKARFVAEKTGCTALADDSGLQVEALGGRPGVRSARYAGEGATDRENNAKLLVALKDVPPGKRGARFVCAVALVEPSGAEETFEGQFEGEIGFEPRGEDGFGYDPIFMLSERGRTVAELPPGEKNRISHRAEALAKLRERLRRTG encoded by the coding sequence ATGAAAATCGTGCTTGCAAGCACCAATAAGGGCAAGATAGAGGAGATACGCGGACTCCTTCAAGGGCTCCCCGTGGAGGTACTCACGCTCGATGAGTTCCCGGAGATAGAGCTCCCGCCCGAGACGGGTTCGAGCTTTAAAGATAACGCGCTCGTGAAGGCCCGCTTCGTGGCGGAGAAGACCGGGTGCACGGCGCTGGCCGACGACTCGGGGCTTCAAGTGGAAGCCCTCGGCGGCAGGCCGGGGGTAAGGTCCGCGAGGTACGCCGGAGAGGGGGCCACCGACAGGGAGAATAACGCAAAGCTCCTCGTAGCGTTGAAGGACGTTCCCCCGGGGAAGAGAGGGGCCCGCTTCGTCTGCGCCGTCGCCCTGGTAGAGCCGTCGGGCGCGGAAGAGACGTTCGAAGGGCAGTTCGAAGGAGAGATAGGCTTTGAGCCGCGGGGAGAAGATGGGTTCGGCTACGACCCTATCTTCATGCTGTCGGAGAGGGGAAGGACTGTGGCCGAGCTTCCTCCGGGCGAGAAGAACCGCATAAGCCACAGGGCGGAGGCGCTCGCAAAACTCCGGGAACGGCTCCGCCGAACAGGATAA
- the rph gene encoding ribonuclease PH, producing MKRSDGRKVDELRPVTIERNYLKFSDGSAMVGMGNTKLICTATAEQSVPPFLRGTGRGWVTAEYSMLPGCSPRRIPREKSRTGGRTHEIQRLIGRSLRAVTDLDKLGERTIYIDCDVIQADGGTRTAAITGAFVALGDTLKGLVASGAIESVPVFDSVAAVSVGIVDGECLLDLAYDEDSTAEVDMNVVMTGNGKFIEVQGTAETAPFTKEDMDRLLSLASAGIGELTAFQRKVMELAD from the coding sequence ATGAAAAGATCGGACGGAAGAAAGGTCGACGAGCTGAGACCCGTCACTATAGAGAGGAACTACCTGAAGTTCTCCGACGGCTCGGCCATGGTCGGGATGGGCAACACTAAGCTTATCTGCACGGCCACTGCCGAGCAGAGCGTACCGCCGTTCCTGAGGGGGACGGGCCGGGGCTGGGTCACGGCCGAGTACTCGATGCTCCCGGGCTGCTCCCCGAGGAGGATACCCAGGGAGAAGAGCCGCACCGGGGGGAGGACCCACGAGATACAGCGCCTTATAGGGAGGAGCCTCCGCGCCGTGACGGACCTCGACAAGCTCGGCGAGAGGACCATATACATAGACTGCGACGTCATCCAGGCCGACGGCGGCACGAGGACCGCGGCGATTACCGGCGCCTTCGTAGCGCTCGGCGACACGCTTAAAGGGCTTGTCGCCTCCGGCGCCATAGAGTCCGTCCCCGTATTCGACTCCGTGGCCGCGGTAAGCGTTGGTATCGTGGACGGCGAGTGCCTCCTCGACCTCGCCTACGACGAGGACTCGACGGCCGAGGTAGACATGAACGTCGTTATGACCGGCAACGGCAAGTTCATCGAGGTACAGGGCACCGCCGAGACGGCCCCCTTCACAAAAGAAGACATGGACCGGCTCCTCTCGCTCGCCTCCGCGGGCATAGGGGAGCTTACCGCCTTTCAACGCAAGGTAATGGAACTCGCCGACTGA
- a CDS encoding N-acetylmuramoyl-L-alanine amidase: MARHTALVLSLSLALSAWSPGAALSDETGDGEKRAVKVIVIDPGHGGEDSGATGATGVKEKDVTLGVAKALKKALTEKLDIKVLLTRDDDRYVDLEERADIANEAGADLFISIHANAAYRRGANGVETYFLSFEASDDDARKTAAFENKVVRLDGKAEDAPEDDLKSILWDLVQTKAHHQSSELAEFIHVSLQKTMGGEDRGVKQAPFRVLVGATMPAVLVEVGFISNPREERNLSGKKGRNRIASAISKGVAEFEEALRGSAGYVKLGEAR; encoded by the coding sequence GTGGCGAGACATACGGCGTTGGTCCTATCCCTTTCCCTCGCCCTTTCGGCGTGGTCGCCGGGCGCCGCCCTCTCCGACGAAACGGGGGACGGAGAGAAACGCGCGGTAAAGGTCATCGTGATAGACCCGGGGCACGGGGGCGAGGACTCGGGGGCCACGGGGGCCACGGGTGTAAAGGAGAAGGACGTAACGCTCGGGGTGGCAAAGGCGCTCAAGAAGGCGCTTACCGAAAAGCTCGACATCAAGGTGCTCCTCACAAGGGACGACGACAGATACGTAGATCTGGAGGAGAGGGCCGACATTGCCAACGAGGCCGGGGCCGACCTTTTCATAAGCATCCACGCCAACGCGGCGTACCGGCGGGGGGCCAATGGGGTCGAGACCTACTTCCTCAGCTTCGAGGCCTCCGACGACGACGCGAGGAAGACCGCCGCGTTCGAGAACAAAGTCGTAAGGCTCGACGGCAAGGCCGAGGACGCGCCGGAGGACGACCTCAAGTCGATCCTGTGGGACCTTGTACAGACAAAGGCGCACCACCAGAGCTCGGAACTGGCCGAGTTCATCCACGTCTCGCTCCAGAAGACGATGGGCGGAGAGGACAGGGGCGTCAAGCAGGCCCCGTTCCGGGTGCTCGTCGGCGCTACCATGCCGGCGGTGCTCGTGGAGGTGGGCTTCATATCGAACCCCAGGGAGGAGAGGAACCTCTCCGGGAAAAAGGGACGCAACAGGATCGCCTCGGCCATCTCCAAGGGGGTGGCGGAGTTCGAAGAAGCACTGCGCGGCAGTGCGGGCTACGTAAAGCTGGGTGAGGCGAGATGA
- a CDS encoding sodium:calcium antiporter: MQFIFCSALIVASGSQLSKYGDVIAEKTGLGRAWIGLVLMASITSLPELITGVSSVAIVGAPDIALGDIMGSCIYNLAILAILDVMNGHKPIFFKADKGHLLSAGFGVALMGVVLVSIMVGGSFPGLAHVGLYTPVIIVVYLIGVRAVYVYEKTAIKEFVEEVVEAGHYADITLKKAWTMYVVNALVIVFAATWLPFVAEGIAEMTGLGNSFVGTVFVAMTTSLPEVVVSITAVRIGAQDMAIANMLGSNMFNVLVLAVDDMFYTAGPLFSHISTNHVVTGIMAVIMTAVVVVGLTYPSDRKSFGRVGWDSLTLFFLWGLTIYIFYVLSVA, encoded by the coding sequence TTGCAGTTTATATTCTGCTCCGCTCTGATAGTCGCGAGCGGCTCGCAGCTCTCGAAGTACGGCGACGTCATCGCGGAGAAGACCGGGCTCGGCAGGGCCTGGATAGGGCTCGTGCTCATGGCGAGCATCACCTCGCTCCCGGAGCTTATAACGGGCGTGAGCAGCGTGGCCATAGTAGGGGCCCCGGACATAGCGCTCGGGGACATCATGGGCTCATGCATCTACAACCTCGCCATACTCGCCATCCTGGACGTAATGAACGGCCACAAGCCCATATTCTTCAAGGCGGACAAGGGGCATCTCCTCTCGGCCGGCTTCGGTGTGGCCCTTATGGGTGTCGTCCTCGTCTCCATAATGGTCGGGGGCAGTTTCCCGGGCCTCGCCCACGTAGGGCTCTACACGCCCGTTATAATAGTCGTCTACCTGATAGGCGTGAGGGCCGTGTACGTCTACGAGAAGACGGCCATAAAGGAGTTCGTCGAGGAGGTCGTGGAGGCCGGCCACTACGCCGACATCACGCTCAAGAAGGCATGGACCATGTATGTGGTTAACGCGCTGGTCATCGTCTTCGCGGCCACATGGCTCCCGTTCGTGGCCGAGGGCATCGCCGAGATGACCGGGCTCGGGAACTCGTTCGTGGGTACGGTGTTCGTGGCGATGACGACCTCGCTGCCGGAGGTGGTGGTCTCCATAACGGCGGTAAGGATAGGCGCTCAGGATATGGCCATAGCCAACATGCTCGGCAGCAACATGTTCAACGTCCTGGTCCTTGCGGTGGACGATATGTTCTATACTGCGGGGCCGCTCTTCTCCCACATATCCACGAACCACGTGGTCACCGGGATTATGGCCGTCATAATGACCGCGGTGGTGGTGGTGGGGCTTACCTACCCGTCCGACCGGAAGAGCTTCGGAAGGGTCGGCTGGGACTCGCTCACCCTGTTCTTCCTCTGGGGCCTGACCATATATATCTTCTACGTCCTCAGCGTAGCCTGA
- a CDS encoding HAD-IIB family hydrolase produces MKPVIFTDLDGTLLKATDYSFAEALPALERIKERGIPLVIASSKTRAEIEAVRARLGTGGPFISENGGGVYIPQGCFPFPVEGSETGGYTVIVLGTPYGEVRKAFEEIRVGLGVDIRGFGDMTAGEVSEVTGLAPEDAAFALEREFDEPFLFKGDGGDGGDGERLRGVLDEIERRGFRWTRGRLLHMLGPHDKGRAVRILKRHYTGLYGKVVAIGLGDGWNDMEMLREVERPVLVRREDGTHEEPPREIPGLLRADGVGPAGWNSAVIDILEEIDR; encoded by the coding sequence ATGAAGCCCGTCATATTCACCGACCTCGACGGCACTCTCCTTAAGGCGACCGACTACTCCTTTGCCGAGGCCCTCCCCGCGCTCGAACGCATAAAGGAGAGGGGCATCCCCCTTGTAATCGCTTCGAGCAAGACCAGGGCCGAGATAGAGGCCGTAAGGGCGAGGCTTGGAACAGGCGGTCCCTTTATCTCGGAGAACGGCGGCGGTGTCTATATCCCGCAGGGTTGCTTCCCCTTTCCGGTCGAGGGGAGCGAGACCGGCGGCTATACCGTTATCGTGCTCGGCACGCCCTACGGGGAGGTAAGGAAGGCTTTTGAAGAGATACGAGTGGGGTTGGGGGTCGATATCAGGGGCTTTGGCGATATGACCGCCGGTGAGGTCTCGGAGGTTACGGGGCTCGCCCCGGAAGACGCGGCATTCGCGCTCGAGCGCGAGTTCGACGAGCCGTTTCTTTTCAAAGGGGACGGAGGGGACGGGGGGGACGGGGAGCGGCTCCGGGGCGTACTCGATGAGATAGAGAGGAGGGGCTTTAGGTGGACGCGCGGGAGGCTCCTCCACATGCTCGGCCCGCACGACAAGGGCCGTGCCGTGAGGATTTTAAAAAGGCATTACACCGGCCTTTATGGTAAGGTCGTCGCGATAGGGCTCGGGGACGGCTGGAACGACATGGAGATGCTCCGGGAGGTGGAAAGGCCCGTGCTCGTAAGGCGGGAGGACGGCACCCACGAAGAGCCGCCCCGCGAGATACCGGGCCTTTTAAGGGCGGACGGCGTGGGGCCCGCAGGGTGGAACAGCGCGGTAATCGACATACTCGAAGAGATAGACAGGTAG
- the pal gene encoding peptidoglycan-associated lipoprotein Pal — translation MKKGFILFACVLVVVGFAGCGPKKVESGAGAEGGSAADIKMDQVEEYDVSGGGGPYGGQASAEDVAEARNTIEDLYFDYDRYAVRADARSVLEKNAEILNKTGTRVTIEGHCDERGSTEYNIALGERRAKAAKDYLVNLGVSASRVTTISYGEEKPFCSESNEDCWQKNRRAHFDVK, via the coding sequence ATGAAAAAAGGCTTTATACTGTTCGCGTGCGTACTGGTAGTCGTCGGTTTTGCGGGGTGTGGCCCGAAGAAGGTAGAGAGCGGGGCTGGGGCCGAGGGCGGGAGCGCGGCCGATATCAAGATGGATCAAGTGGAAGAGTATGATGTCTCGGGCGGTGGCGGACCCTACGGAGGCCAGGCGAGCGCGGAGGATGTGGCCGAGGCCAGGAACACCATCGAGGACCTCTACTTCGACTACGACCGCTACGCCGTAAGGGCCGACGCCAGGTCGGTACTGGAGAAGAACGCGGAGATACTCAATAAGACCGGCACGAGGGTGACCATCGAGGGGCACTGCGACGAGCGCGGCTCCACGGAGTACAACATAGCCCTCGGCGAGAGAAGGGCCAAGGCGGCAAAGGACTATCTCGTAAACCTCGGAGTAAGCGCCTCCCGCGTAACCACCATAAGCTACGGCGAGGAAAAGCCCTTCTGCAGCGAGAGTAACGAGGACTGCTGGCAGAAGAACAGGCGCGCGCACTTCGACGTCAAGTAA